TAAATTTTTGTAGGTTAAAACCGCACCTGTAAACTCTTCAAGTTTAGTTTTTTCAATTATTTTTTTAATAGGACCTTTATATACAGAAATAGCATCGTAAATTGATAGTGCTAATATAATAGTTACTGCTGTAAAATACGGTATTGAAACTCCGAGAAAAACTCCAATTAAGGAGGCAATAATAATTGTTGCTAAAATTTGGCTTACTCCTTTAGAAAAAAAAGTTAAGTAAGAGAAAATAATAGTTAGTATTAAAATAACCGTTAAAAGATAGAAAAAATTTGTTAAAAATAAAATTGTTTTGCAATACCAATAAGTAATTAAGAAAATAGATAAAATTAATGCAGCTTTAATTAATTTTTTAACAGTTTTTTGAAAGCCAAGCTTTATTAAAAGGTACATAAATGTAGCTGCTGAAGCCATTAAAATAGTGAATGTTAAAGCATTTAAAGCTGCACCATTAACTGTTTCTGGAAAAAACGTTAATTCTGGAATTTCAGGGTTTAAAACTAAAATCATATATGATAATATACTAGTTAACGCTAAAGAAAAAACTATTGGAAAAAGATGAGATATTGAAACCTTAAATTTATCGTTATACTGGCTCATTTTATTTTTCCCTCTAGTTTTTCCTTGCATTTTACACAAAAATTTTCAGTTTTTTTATCCGTATCAAATAAACTATTCGAAAAAAACATTACGCAAGTTGAATTTTCACAATGCATTAAACCAAAAGTATGTCCTAATTCATGCACCGCCTCTTTAATAGTTCTTTCTAAAAGTTTATCTCCATTTTTCTCACTATAAAGGTTTGGATTAAGTCTAAAAAGACTTATAAGCGCAACTTTTCCAGGGCATAATGCTTCTCCAAAAACAAAATTTAACCTTGGGACATACAAATCTACATCTGTCACTCCTAAAATCTTATCAATTTCAGTTGAAGATAATGCATCTAACAAATGATATAGAATTTTTGTTGAATAATATTGTTTTCTAAAGGGATTATAAGCATCTTCAGGAGGTTCAATCGAACTCTTTATTTTTACTTCTGCATTAAACTTTAACTTAATTTTTTCAGAAAGTTTAATCAAAATATTTCTATCAATATTGCCTATAGGTGTTAAACCAATCACTAGTTTATACTTCATATACTTCCCCTGGATTTGGTGCTATAGCGTTTAACCCTAATTCTTTACTAGCCCATAAAGCTAGTTTAGTGCAATTTCCTTCAGCTCCATGAATAACAAAAACTTTCGTTTTAGAGTCTAATTTAGATAAAATTTCTTGAAGCTCTTTTTTTCCAACATGAGAA
This region of Candidatus Bathyarchaeota archaeon genomic DNA includes:
- a CDS encoding archaemetzincin family Zn-dependent metalloprotease; its protein translation is MKYKLVIGLTPIGNIDRNILIKLSEKIKLKFNAEVKIKSSIEPPEDAYNPFRKQYYSTKILYHLLDALSSTEIDKILGVTDVDLYVPRLNFVFGEALCPGKVALISLFRLNPNLYSEKNGDKLLERTIKEAVHELGHTFGLMHCENSTCVMFFSNSLFDTDKKTENFCVKCKEKLEGKIK